The following are from one region of the Bradyrhizobium septentrionale genome:
- a CDS encoding IS1182 family transposase yields the protein MSKYFRPWNIDQTLLLPPNVQDFVPKGHVSRFMVDLVRESLDLREIMGSYVSGLGQPPFDPRMMVALLLHSYASGLYSSRRIAKACRERNDFVMIVALDAPDFRTISDFRKRHLKALGALFVQVLKLCETAGLVKLGHVALDGTKIKANASKHKAMSYERMKKREAELKAEVARMLAAAEAADASEDETFGNSDELPDWTVDKQKRLAKIQQAMAALEADAKLAAEEERRIEAEKEQQRQAEGRKKPGKPAALPSEEPNPKAQRNFTDPESRIMKSKDGFVQAYNAQAAVDAHAQIIVAQELTQHGSDQGQLVPLIEAIESNLGRKPRQASADSGYCSEANLEALDTRSIDGYVAPGRAKHPTVANGKVGGPLTQAMRKKIDDGGFETPYRLRKQVVEPVFGQIKQARGFRQFLLRGIEKVRAEWTMICTVHNLLKLFNLANAA from the coding sequence ATGAGCAAGTATTTTCGGCCTTGGAACATCGATCAGACGCTGCTTCTGCCGCCGAATGTGCAGGACTTCGTGCCGAAAGGCCATGTCTCGCGGTTTATGGTTGATCTGGTGCGGGAGAGCCTCGATCTCAGGGAGATCATGGGCAGCTATGTGAGCGGGCTTGGGCAGCCGCCGTTTGATCCGCGGATGATGGTGGCGCTGCTGCTGCATAGCTATGCGAGTGGGCTGTATTCGTCGCGTCGGATTGCCAAGGCCTGCCGGGAGCGGAACGATTTTGTGATGATCGTGGCGCTGGATGCGCCGGATTTTCGGACGATCAGCGACTTTCGCAAGCGACATTTGAAGGCGCTCGGCGCGCTATTCGTGCAGGTTCTGAAGTTGTGCGAGACGGCCGGGCTGGTCAAGCTCGGTCATGTCGCGCTGGATGGTACGAAGATCAAGGCGAACGCGTCGAAACACAAGGCGATGAGTTATGAGCGCATGAAGAAGCGCGAGGCGGAATTGAAGGCCGAGGTCGCTCGCATGCTGGCGGCCGCCGAGGCGGCGGATGCCTCGGAGGATGAGACTTTCGGCAACAGCGACGAACTGCCGGACTGGACCGTCGACAAGCAGAAACGGCTGGCGAAGATCCAGCAAGCGATGGCGGCGCTGGAAGCGGACGCCAAACTGGCGGCGGAGGAAGAGCGCCGCATCGAGGCCGAAAAGGAACAGCAGCGCCAGGCCGAAGGCCGCAAGAAGCCGGGCAAACCGGCGGCGCTGCCATCGGAGGAACCCAATCCCAAGGCGCAACGCAACTTCACCGATCCGGAAAGCCGCATCATGAAGTCGAAGGATGGCTTCGTTCAGGCCTATAATGCCCAGGCGGCCGTCGATGCACATGCCCAGATCATTGTCGCGCAAGAACTGACCCAGCACGGCAGCGATCAGGGCCAGTTGGTGCCCCTGATCGAGGCCATCGAGAGCAATCTTGGCCGCAAGCCGCGGCAGGCCTCAGCGGATTCCGGCTACTGCAGCGAAGCCAATCTCGAAGCGCTCGACACACGCAGCATCGATGGCTATGTCGCGCCCGGACGCGCCAAACACCCGACAGTAGCGAACGGAAAAGTCGGCGGCCCGCTGACACAGGCCATGCGAAAGAAGATCGACGATGGCGGCTTCGAAACACCCTACCGATTGCGAAAGCAAGTGGTGGAGCCGGTGTTCGGGCAGATCAAACAGGCAAGAGGCTTCCGCCAGTT